The Phaeocystidibacter marisrubri genomic interval CTTAAACGCGCGTTTGATTTTTTCCTCTTCTGTCATATAGGGATTTTCTGTGGTTCAGTACTATAATGTACGCTAAACACCGCTATTTAGTTCAGAACGGACCACAAAAAAATCGCCTTACTTCAATTCTAGAGCGAGGAATTGGCCTGTTAAACTCTCTTCAACACGGATGATTTCCTCTGGAGTTCCTTCAGCTACAACTGTACCTCCGGCTTTACCACCTTCAGGACCGATATCGATAATGTAATCAGCTTGTTTGATCACATCCATGTTGTGTTCAATTACAAGAATTGTATTGCCGCGCTTCACCAGTTTTTGGAGTACTTCCATCAGAACACGAACGTCTTCAAAGTGAAGCCCTGTGGTGGGCTCATCTAAGATGTACATGGTGTTGCCTGTGTCGCGTTTGGCTAATTCGGTAGCGAGCTTTACCCGTTGTGCTTCACCGCCAGAGAGGGTAGTGGACTGTTGTCCTAAAGTGATATAACCCAATCCAACATCGTTCAGGGTCTTGAGTTTGTTCTTGATTTTTGGAATGGCTTCGAAGAAGTTAAGGGCATCTTCAACCGACATATCGAGTACATCGGAAATCGATTTCCCCTTGTAGCGAACTTCTAAGGTTTCGCGGTTAAAACGCTTGCCCTGACAAGTCTCACATGGTACGTAAACGTCCGGCAAGAAGTTCATTTCGATCACACGTACACCTGCACCTTCACAGGTCTCACATCTTCCACCTTTTACGTTGAAGCTAAAGCGTCCCGGTTTGTACGCACGGATTTTTGCCTCTGGCAATTGAGCAAAGAGGTTTCGTATATCACTGAATACTCCGGTATAGGTAGAAGGGTTAGAACGTGGGGTTCTTCCAATTGGACTTTGATCGATATCAATAACTTTGTCCAAGTTCCCTATGCCTTCAAGGCTATCGTATGCCAGTGGGTTTTTCACTGATTTGTAGAAATGCTGACTCAAGATAGGGTACAGCGTTTCGTTGATGAGTGTCGATTTCCCAGAGCCTGAAACGCCCGTTACCACAGTAAGAGTGCCCAAAGGAATGGAGATGTCCACACCTTTTAAGTTATTGCCCTTTGCACCCTTTAGTACGAGTGAATGTCCATTTCCAGTTCTGCGCTCACTCGGCACAGGAACTTCTTTTTCTCCAGTTAGGTATTGAGAAGTAAGACTTCCAGAGGCGAGGATGTCCTGCAATCCTCCATGAGCGACGATATGACCACCATGAACACCCGCACCTGGACCAATATCTAGGATGTAGTCGGCCGTTTCAATCATATCCTTGTCGTGCTCCACAACCAGTACGGAGTTTCCCACGTCTCTCAGGCGTTTGAGAGAGTCTATCAACTTGTGATTGTCGCGTTGGTGCAGTCCAATACTCGGCTCATCGAGAATGTATAGAACGTTGACAAGCTGAGAACCGATCTGCGTAGCGAGACGGATGCGTTGTGCTTCTCCACCGCTCAAGCTCTTTGCCGGGCGATCCAATGAGAGGTATCCCAATCCTACTTCGAGTAGAAAACCTGCGCGATCTCGCAATTCTTTAATGATTTCTGAACCAATAATGCGTTGGTTCGGCGTCATTTGATCGGTTGCTGATTCCAACCATTTTCCGAATTCAGTGATCGGCATACGAGTGAGGTCGGCGATATTGTAATCTCCTACCTTGAAGTGTAAGCTTTCCACTTTGAGTCGAGCTCCTCCACATTCTGAACAGTCGGAAGCTTCCATAAAGCCATCGGCCCAACGTTGAATGGATTTGCTTTTAGAGTCGATATGCTGACTTTCGATGAAGTTCACGATTCCTTCAAAATCGACGCGGTATTTACGCGTAACACCTAGTGTTTTACTTTGAATTTCAAAGGTCGTTTCAATTCCATAGAGCAAGGCCTCCATGGCTTCTTCAGAGATTTTATTAATGGGAGTAGACAGATCAAATCCGAACTTCTCTCCAATCATTTCAATCTGATTGAAAATCCAGCTCTTTTTCTGTTCACCAATGGGAGCAAACCCACCTCCTTTTATGCTTTTTGAAGAATCGGGAATCACTTTGGCCAAATCCACTTTCTTCACCGTACCCAAACCGTTACAAGAAGGACAAGCGCCTTTTGGACTGTTAAAGGAGAAGGTGTTTGGTTCAGGATCTGGGTAGGCAATACCGGAGGTTGGACACATCAAGTGTCTACTGAAATAGGCAATTTCCTCGGTGTCGAGGTCCATCACCATCATAATTCCCTTACCGTGGAACATGGCGGTGCCAATGGAACTTCTCAACCTCTTATCGGCCTCTTCGTCCAGTTGCATTCGATCAATCACCACTTCAATGTCGTGGGTCTTGTATCGATCCAGGCGCATGCCTTTGGTTATTTCGACCAATTCGCCATCTACACGTGCACGGATGAAACCTTGCTTCGCTGTCTGTTCAAACAATTCTCGGTAATGGCCTTTTCTCGAACGAACCAGAGGGGAAAGAAGTGCAATTCGCTTACCTTCAAATCGCTCATAGAGACTGTCGCGAATTTGTTCGTCGGTGTAACTCACCATTTGCTCTCCCGTATTGTACGAGTAGGCCGTACTTGCTCGCGCAAAAAGGAGTCGAAGGAAGTCGTAAATCTCCGTTACCGTTCCTACGGTCGATCTCGGATTTTTGCTGGTCGTTTTTTGTTCGATTGCAATAACCGGACTAAGTCCATCTACTTTGTCTACATCAGGACGTTCCATTCCACCCAAAAACTGGCGGGCGTAAGCAGAAAAGGTTTCGATATAACGACGCTGACCTTCCGCATAAAGCGTGTCGAATGCGAGGGATGATTTACCACTCCCGCTCAATCCTGTAATGACTACCAATTCTCGTCTTGGGATGGAGACATCAACGTTCTTCAAATTGTGAACACGTGCTCCGTGAACATCAATTTGTCCGTGTTTAAAAGTCTGTACTGGGGAAGTAACTTCAGAGTCCGACATATACCGATTCATTCAGATTTGCAAAGGTACAACCCTGCGACGGGAAAATGGGGTCGATAAAAAGGTTAAGTACGTTTATTCTTCCGATTGGATAAATGACTTATCTACGGGAATGTCAAACGTATACGTGCGGTTGTCTTTGTTCTTGAGGAAGGAGTCGCGCAACCAAGGGTTATGGTATTTCAGCGTCTTGTAGTTGATTCCTAGATCGAGTGAAAACTGTGCTAAATCTGCAATGGCTGAATCTACTGTTACCGCTTGGGTTTTAAGAATGGGGTAGAGGTCTGATTCACGGACATGAAAACCGTACTCATCTGGGTTTTCAATGATTTCTTTGACGGCAAGAACGCGGAAAACGTATCGAGAAGTCTCCGAATTTAGAAGTAGGTCGTAGTAATTGCTTGCTTTTTGTCGTTCGAGTTGGCGTTCAACTCCGGCCATACCCATATTGTAGCTGGCAACGGCCAAAGTCCATGAGCCAAATTTTTCGCGAGCTGCCTTCAAGTATTGGGCTGCGGCTCTGGTGGATTTCATCACGTGATATCTCTCGTCAATTTCACCCTGAACTTCCAGGCCGTATTCTTTGCCCGTAGATTCCATGAATTGCCAAAAGCCAGTAGCACCAGCTGGAGAAACGACATTCTGAAATCCACTTTCAATAAGTCCCACATATGTGAGATCGGTTGGAACCCCTTCTTCGGCAAAAGTCTTTTTCATGTCGGGCATGTAGCGGGCTGCGCGCTTAATAAGAAGGATGGTATTGCTTTGCCAATAGGTGTTCACGAGAAGCTCTCTATCTAAGCGCTCTCTAACATCCGGATCATCCATAGGCACACTTTCGCCCCCAAGCGTAAGGTCTTCGGGAAGCGGGAGTGAATGAATGTTGTAATCTTTCGCAATTCGCGCTTTTTGTTCCTCATCTCCCTGACCATCATACCGATTGTTACCTGCAGTTAAGGAGAGGAAAAGGACAGCTGCCAATAGATGTGAAAAGCGAATATTCATGATTGTTTCTGCTTATTTAGAGGTAACTTCAAAAGTACGAAAGAACTTGATGCGCTCGTGTTTAGGTAATTAATGTCTATATTCGGATAACTAACTACACCAACACAACCTATCACGTGAAATACCGATACATATTGCTCATGATGGCCATTATTGGCTACTCAACAGCGTCGTATTCTCAGTTGAGTCTTCAAGCTTTTACAGGCTATCAATTTTTTGGTTCTGCCTACACCTATCAAGGTCAGTTGCGCATTCAACCCAGCAATGTACTTGGAGCTGCGGTTACGTTCAAAGTAAGACGAGACGTGGGCTTCAATATCATGTACTCCTATCAGAATACGGATGTCAATTTAGAGAGGAGTGCCAACTTCTACGAGGAGCGCCTCTTCGAAATGGACGTACATTATGTCATGCTCGGATCTTCGTATTTCCATAAGACGGAAAGCAAGTTAACACCGTATGGAGGTGTTTTGTTTGGATTGTCCATTATGGATCCCTTAGAGCGTTCCCGAAATTCTGAAGTCTTTTTTGCCATTGGAGCACAAGGAGGTGTTCAGGTAAAACTTACCCCTGTTTTGGGCTTGAACTTTAGAGGACAGATTTTGGCTCCTCTCACCAATGTAGGAGCTGCTTTGTGGTGTGGAACTGGAGGTTGTGATGTGGGCTTAAGTGCCGGATCTACACTGATACAGATGAACGTTTCCGCCGGATTAGACATTACTCTCGATTAAATTCTAACACATCAAAATACCTATGCGATTACTAAAACTGAGTTCAATGGGAGCTGCGCTACTCTTGATGGTAGCTTCATGTGGACCTAGCACAAAGATGGTGGGCACTTGGAAACCTGAAACAGCATCTGAGAATCTTCCTTACAAGAAGGTGTTCATTCTTCCAATGACCGAGAATATACGAGCTAAAGCAGCTTTCGAGAATTCAGTTGCTGAGCAATTGAAGCGCAGTGGAGTGGACACGGAATTGAGCTCCACACATTATCCTCCAGAGTTTGTAGCAAGTTCAGCACAGGATCGATTAAACTTGGTGGCCAAGATGAAAGAATTGGGTTGTGATGCAGTTTTAGTGATGTCGCTTCTCGATTCACAAACGGAAACGCGGCACGTTCAAGGTAACACCTATCCGGCTGGTGCGTATGGTTATTATGGCGGTTTTGG includes:
- the uvrA gene encoding excinuclease ABC subunit UvrA, translating into MSDSEVTSPVQTFKHGQIDVHGARVHNLKNVDVSIPRRELVVITGLSGSGKSSLAFDTLYAEGQRRYIETFSAYARQFLGGMERPDVDKVDGLSPVIAIEQKTTSKNPRSTVGTVTEIYDFLRLLFARASTAYSYNTGEQMVSYTDEQIRDSLYERFEGKRIALLSPLVRSRKGHYRELFEQTAKQGFIRARVDGELVEITKGMRLDRYKTHDIEVVIDRMQLDEEADKRLRSSIGTAMFHGKGIMMVMDLDTEEIAYFSRHLMCPTSGIAYPDPEPNTFSFNSPKGACPSCNGLGTVKKVDLAKVIPDSSKSIKGGGFAPIGEQKKSWIFNQIEMIGEKFGFDLSTPINKISEEAMEALLYGIETTFEIQSKTLGVTRKYRVDFEGIVNFIESQHIDSKSKSIQRWADGFMEASDCSECGGARLKVESLHFKVGDYNIADLTRMPITEFGKWLESATDQMTPNQRIIGSEIIKELRDRAGFLLEVGLGYLSLDRPAKSLSGGEAQRIRLATQIGSQLVNVLYILDEPSIGLHQRDNHKLIDSLKRLRDVGNSVLVVEHDKDMIETADYILDIGPGAGVHGGHIVAHGGLQDILASGSLTSQYLTGEKEVPVPSERRTGNGHSLVLKGAKGNNLKGVDISIPLGTLTVVTGVSGSGKSTLINETLYPILSQHFYKSVKNPLAYDSLEGIGNLDKVIDIDQSPIGRTPRSNPSTYTGVFSDIRNLFAQLPEAKIRAYKPGRFSFNVKGGRCETCEGAGVRVIEMNFLPDVYVPCETCQGKRFNRETLEVRYKGKSISDVLDMSVEDALNFFEAIPKIKNKLKTLNDVGLGYITLGQQSTTLSGGEAQRVKLATELAKRDTGNTMYILDEPTTGLHFEDVRVLMEVLQKLVKRGNTILVIEHNMDVIKQADYIIDIGPEGGKAGGTVVAEGTPEEIIRVEESLTGQFLALELK
- a CDS encoding lytic transglycosylase domain-containing protein → MNIRFSHLLAAVLFLSLTAGNNRYDGQGDEEQKARIAKDYNIHSLPLPEDLTLGGESVPMDDPDVRERLDRELLVNTYWQSNTILLIKRAARYMPDMKKTFAEEGVPTDLTYVGLIESGFQNVVSPAGATGFWQFMESTGKEYGLEVQGEIDERYHVMKSTRAAAQYLKAAREKFGSWTLAVASYNMGMAGVERQLERQKASNYYDLLLNSETSRYVFRVLAVKEIIENPDEYGFHVRESDLYPILKTQAVTVDSAIADLAQFSLDLGINYKTLKYHNPWLRDSFLKNKDNRTYTFDIPVDKSFIQSEE